From Balneola sp. MJW-20:
CGGTTTTCAAAAGCGGTTGTAGATATCGGGTTTTACTGGGTATTGCTGAACAAAATTCCATAAGTAAATTTAAGCCTATACGCTTCTTGGCTTAATCTTGTTAAATAAAAAAGGCCCATACTGTTAAGTACGGGCCTTAATTTCTTAAAAGAGCTTATCACTCAAGACGATATACGTCAACAGCACTAAGTCCTTTTGGTGTTTCTTCAATGGAGAATTCAACTTCTTCCCCATCTTCTAAACCTGCGTTATAACCCAGGTTTTCAATGTTATTACGGTGTACAAAGACATCTTTGTCACCGTTGTCTGGTGAGATAAAACCAAAACCTTTTTGTTCATCAAACCATTTTACTTTACCGTATTCCATAATAATGTGTATAAATATTGCTCACAGGTACAGTTGAAAAATCACAGAGTGCGATTTTCTTTAAATCGGCTATGAGGTGAAAAATCTAATTAAACAAAACTAAGAAGGGAATTACTATTACTGTACTACTAATACCGATACCTGAACTTAAAATTGCATCCGTAAGGTCACCATAATATTGGCCAATCCCAAATTTCACGATATTTAGTTTTTTTAATACAGCCGAATGTCTTGTAAGGCATGTTACTACATTTTCTGTAAGAGCTTCACTACAGATCATAGTCTTTTTGAAATAAGGTATTAATCTGTATTTAAACATACCCTTAAGTAAAAGATTTACCGTATCAGAGGATGGAATATGGTTCAACTTAACAAGGGGGAATATGAAACCACTCATTACACTAATCAGCTTTGTATTTTTGACCTCTGCAGTTTCAGCTCAAAATACACAATATCAGAGCGCTGAGAGTATCCGAATAAGTGAAAATGATACACTGACAGGAAATACCTGGCTGGCCGGCAGCCTCATCGAGGTTTCTGGTTTTATCGATAATGATCTGTTTGCAGCCGGTGAGCAGATCTTCCTCGAGGGCAACATTAAAGATGATGCTTTTCTTGCCGGCAGTAATATCTCATTCCGGGGTGAAGTTAATGACATGCTTGTGACAGCCGGGGAAACTGTTATAATCGACGGTTTGGTCAGGGGCGACCTGCTAAGCTTCGGCAGCAATATACACATCACTAACGAAGGCCATATAGAAGGAAACGCCATACTGATGGGATCAAATGTCAGTTTTGAGGGGGGAATAATTGACGGATGGCTGCGAGTTGGTGGTAATAAGATCCGGCTGGACGGAAAAGTCGGTAAATATACGGAGATCTGGTCTAAGGATATCACCTTTGGTACTGCCTATGATGCTGCCTACAGCACTACTATAAACAGTGAGGTACCTGTCTACAAGGAAAATCTCGGGGTGATCCCGGATGATCTGGTCATAAGTATTGAAGAAAAAAATATCTGGCAGTTTTTGCTGGTAAGGCTATGGGTATTCGCTTCAATCTTGCTTACCGGAATCCTCTTATTCTGGTTATTTCCAGATTCTGCCAAAGACCTGCATAAATTTGCCTGTGAAAGTTACTGGAAAAACACAGGAACCGGTCTTCTTTCGTTTATATTTATTCCCATACTAATCTTAGTGTTGCTGGGACTCATACTTACTATACCACTTGGTATCCTTTTAGGACTGACATATCTCATCATTCTGTTTCTGAGTTATATACTGGTTGCAATGGTAATAGGAGTAAAAGTCATTGAGATCTTTAAAAAAGAAGGAAACAATTCGAATTTTTACTGGGGCTTATTTGCCGGAATGATACTGATAAGCATTCTGATCAATCTTCCTTATATAGGGTGGCTCTTTAATATCCTTCTGATTTTCTATGGCCTTGGAAGCATTGTCCACTATATCATAAGAATCAGAAGATCCAGTGCTGAAAAAAAGGCTGTCTAGTATTATCCAACCAGATGGAGAAAGATGATCAAGCGCTTCTTCAATTTACTGGATCCACTTTTGAGGTATGTAATTGATCACCCTTATAAAGTATTGATCCTGAGTTTCTTTGCCGCAGCATTGAGTTTAGCTATGGCTCGAAACCTCAGGATCGATAATGATATTGCGAAACTCATTCCTCAGGATTATCCGAGCGTTCAGGCTCTTTACAAATTAAGAGATCAGGTTGGCTCAGAAAGTGAACTTGCTGTTGCTATTAAAAGTCCCTCCTTTGAGGCCAATCTTCATTTTGCTGATACATTGATTATAGAGGCTATGCAACTCCAGATGCCTGATGAAGAAACGTATTGGTTCAGTAGATTTGAGTACCGAAAGAATGTTGAATTTCTAAAAGACAATGGTCTCTATTTTGCAACACAGGAGGAGCTCGATAAACTTGAAGACTATCTTATAGATGAGATAGCTGATGCAAAACAAGAAGCTAACCCTTTCTTTTTTGAGCTGGAAGATGAGGATGAGACAAATCAAGACAGTATTGCAGAAGAACTGAATGACATTTATAACGAACTCATAGGATCGGAATACGAGCTATCCGAGGACTCTACTATTCTCGTCATAAAGTTTTATGCTAACGGGTCCCAGACCGATCTCGAATTTGTAAGCAATGTTTATGAAGAGTTACAAACACTGGTTGATAGTTTAGGCCCCTACCGATTTCATTCAGACATGGAGATTACCCTGGCAGGAAGACTTATCCGTACGCTGATTGAGATAGAGACGATTACTGAAGATGTTACTGAGTCATTTGGTGCCGGTGTACTTATGCTTTTAATGGTCGTTGTAATCTATTTCCTTTATAAAAGTTATCATATCAGTACAGGTAATCACTTCAACAAAAAGGTTCTTTTTAATGAATTGATAAGGGCTCCTTCAATTGCATTTATCATCGGTATCCCTCTGATCTTATCTCTTTGCTGGACCTTCGGAGCTGCTTACCTGTTTATAGGTAATCTCAACATAATGACCTCAACGCTCGGACTACTCCTGTTTGGAATGGGGCTGGATTTCGGTATTCATCTTTTTGCCCGATATTCTGAAGAAAGAGGAAAGGGTTATTCTGTGGAAGAAGCCATAAAGATCTCATTTACAGCCACAGGTGAAGCTGTTCTGGTTGTTGGCATTACTACCTCTGCTGCGTTTTATATTCTGATGATCGGGGAATTCAAAGGCTTCAGTGAATTTGGAATGATCGCAGGAACCGGGATCATTTTTTCCATTCTTTCTTACCTGATATTCCTGCCTGCCTTGCTGGTTATTTTTGACCGTTCCGGGTTTATTAATATGAATGTGCTTCCGGAAGCCCGATTAGCAAATAACAAGACCCCTAATAATAACCGGATCAAAAGAATGGCGCCTGTTATCCTTATTACGGGACTGGTTTTAACCCTCTATTCCGTATTCGTGCTTAAAGATCTGGAGTTTGAATATGATTTTGGAAAACTTGAACCTGAGTATGAAAGGTATCATGAACTAAACAGCTCAGTCAGGCAAGCTTACAGTGACCGAAAGAATCGCAATCCGGCATACATCATAACCGATCACCCGGATCAGGCCATTAAAGTAGCGGAAATATTACGTGAAAGGGTCGAATCTGACAGCCTTAGTCCTACGGTTGACCGTATTGAATTATTTCAGGACCGATACTCCCAAAATACTGAATGGGCCTCATCAAAACTCAAACGCATTACAAAGATCAGATCATTATTGAATGATCCATTCCTGGAAAACCGGGATGATGAACAGCTTCAAAAACTCAGAAGAGCTTCTTCCACCCTATCTCCTATCCCGATAACCTCCGTTCCGGATTTTATTAAGAAACCCTTTACTTCGAATAACGGAGAGATCGGAAACTTAGTTATTATTTATCCGTCGGTAGGACTTTCTGATGGTAAAAACTCGATCAATTTTGCTGATGATGTGGGGGTTGTTTCTTTAGGTCCCTCCTCATCATTTTATGCTGCTTCTACATCCATCGTTGCTTCTGACATGCTGCAGCTTATGATCAGTGAAGCTCCATATATGGTCATACTAACCATTTCTGTGGTAATTATTTTCAAGCTCATCATACTGGGTAAGATTCGCTGGGTGATACTTGCTTTACTTCCACTTCTGTTTAGCTTTTTATGGCTTTTCGGGTGGATGAGTATCATGAACTGGAAACTCAATTTTTATAATCTGGTGGTTCTCCCGACCATATTGGGAATCGGAGATGATAGCGGGATACATATGGTTCATCGCTATCTTGAGGAAGGCAAAGGAAGTATTGGAGCTGTTCTCAGATCAACCGGTGAACACATCAGCATCAGTGCTCTGACTACTTCTGTCGGATTCGGGGGACTCTTATTTTCAATTCATCCGGGTATGTCATCCATTGGAGAAATGGCAATCTCCGGGATCCTTTTGACACTGCTTGCCGCACTATTATTACTGCCTGCCTTGCTGGTGGTCTGGGAGCAGTTTGACGGAAAACCACGTCGAAAATGAAATTAGTGCAAATCCCTACACTCTTCTGATGAATACCCCTGCATACAAAAATCTTAGCCCTGGTTATAATGCTTCTAGTTATTTGATATGGTAATGAATTGAATACAACCAGACCTATTTTCCTTAGGATGGTAGGTTTCAGCAAGGCACAATAATTAACCGGTGCCGCCACAGACCTTCAAAAGTCATGATGGAAGTATTCCGGTCAGATAACATTTAAATAACTTGGATACAGTCACCAGATGTGCTACGGCACGGATGTTGATCAGCCAGGAAGTCCGCTGGTTATTATACTGTTTCTTTCACATCAAAAGAGCAATGTAATGTATCCCGGCATTTTTTTATTTAAGGGCCAACCTCCGGTTGGTTTATTTCTGTCTGTTATTTGCCCATCAAATTTGTCCTACACATTTCTAAGGCCTTACCCTGAATTTTATCATCCTTTGCAACATTACTATTGTTATAGATATTTGACATGCTGAGGAATGGAACACAAATGCAATATGAACCTTTGGGTTCAAAATTCAGATAAAGATCAACATAGTCACCTTTGATCTGTTTCAGGGTCTGATAAAAAAGACTTATGAAAAGTGATCAGGTCCGAACATCACATGCCACTATCAGGGCACATTTCATTACAGGTACTATGGTACTATGGTACTATGGTACTGATAATGAATAGTCAGAAAGTCCGCTGACTAACGGGTTATGATTAAACAAAAACATGAGGCGGTGTGCTCCGGCCTCTTTTTTTTAAGCTATGCTACCTGCATAGCTTTTTTTATCCTGGATCTATGATCAGAGAAAACCTTACAAGTTCATTAGCGAACACCCTGATTTTTTTTGCACGTACACTACTTATAATTGAACTAGATATTTGACATGCTGAGGAATAGAACACAGGTGAACAGCAAGACCTTATGGGCTTACTGATTGATTCAGATCTCTATAGTACACCTCAGATCTGTTTTAGTGGTTCTTGAAAAGGAGCTTCAGAAATGTGTTCAGGTCCAAATGAAAACATGCCAGTATATAGAGTACATGTCATCATGAATACTACGGTATGATTGAAGGCCAGTCAGGAAATCCGCTGACTCCTGTATTTTGTCTTTTACATCAAAAAGCATTTTGCAGTGTGCTCCGGTACTTTTTTTATTTAAAATAAGCCATTGCTCAGGCAATGGCTTTTTCATTTCCCTGTTCTTTTATCTTTCTCAAATACAAATAGATCTGACCAGCCACTAGGGGTATTAAGCTCATTCCCAGACTAAGTGCCCAATGCGAAGCTTCCGGTATGGCCAGATTCATGACTTGCCTGATCAAGGGAACATAAAGAGCTGTTAATATCATTATTATACACAGAATTAGAGCACCCCAAACATATAAGTTGGCGGTAATAGAGTTCCTGAATATTCCTGACCGGTAATTTCTCATATTAAAGACATGCCAAAGCTGTGCAAACGCTAGACTTAGGAATGACAAGGAAATTGCCTGTTTAAGCGGTAAACCTAATGTATGAATGCTGATATAGAATGTACCCAGAACACATACTGAAATGAGTAATCCGTATAGTCCTATTCCAAGCCAGTGTTGTTCTGTCAGAATAGTCTCTTTTTCACTTCGGGGTTTGTCTTTCATAACATCATCCCCTCCTTCTCCCATACCCAGTGCCAGCGCCGGAAATACATCTGTAACTAGATTTAAAAACAAGATCTGCAGCGGAAGCAGCGGCAGTGCAGAACCAATAGAGGCTGCGATTCCAACTACCAGAACTTCACTTACATTACAGGAAAGCAGGTAGTAAATAAATTTCTGAATATTCTGAAATATGATCCTGCCCTGCCTGATTGCAGACACAATTGTTTTAAAAGAATCATCCAGCAGAACCATATCTGCAGCTTCTTTAGCCACCTGGGTGCCTCTCTCTCCCATGGCTATACCAATATCAGACCTTTTTAGAGCAGGCGCATCATTTACACCATCCCCGGTCATAGCTACTACCAATCCTTGTTTCTGATAGAGATCTATAAGATCCATTTTTTGCCGGGGACTGATCCTGGCGAATATTCTAGTATCTTTTATTAATTCATCCTGTGCAGGTCCCGGCCTGTTCAGATCCTCATTCATAAGTGTCTGCCCCTCCGTCACACTTAACGGGTCCCGGCCATTCAAACCTACTTCATGAGCAATATAAGCAGCGGTATTTGCATGATCTCCCGTCAACATAATAATGTCAATTCCTGCTCTCGCACATTCTTGGATGGATTCTTTTATGTCTTTTCTTGGCGGATCTATCAATGCGGCAATTCCTGCAAGTGTCAGGTCGTGATAACTATTTTCATCAGGCGCTGTTGATTCTCGAAATGCGAGCGCCAGCATCCTGAAACCCTCCGAAGCATACTTAGTATTCATATCTAAAACTTTGTCTCTCATCTTATCACTCAGATCTCTGCTTCTTCCCTGAATGTAGATCTTTGTACAATGATTAAGAACCACATCCGGAGCACCTTTGACAGATACCATACTTTTGTCCATTCCGATCTTATTCCAGACTGCCATCATCCGGACTTCCGGGTCAAACGCATCTTCTCTTATTTCAGGATATTTGCTTTGTATTTCTTTCCAGTGATATCCCGTCTCTTCAGTCATCAGGATCAATGCTATCTCCAACGGATCACCTGAATATTTATCCTCATCCTCATTATAGATCGCATTATTACATAAACTACTGATCTCCATTATTCTATCTATTCCCGGGTCCGGATCCTTTACCATATCCGTGATCTTTATTTCAAGAAGTGAGGATTTATCTACTCTGCCATTCTTAATTGGATCACATGCCAGGATCAGCGTTGAAACGGTCATCTTATTTTCTGTAAGGGTACCCGTTTTATCCGTGAATATGACCTCGGTTGTACCAAGAGTTTCAACAGAGGACAACCGATTGATCAGCGCATTTTTTTTCGCCATTATTCTCATCCCGCGGGCCAATGCTATAGTAGCCACAATTGGCAAACCCTCCGGAATACTGGCCACTGCAAGGGCAATTCCTGTTTCAACCATAAGCACTACTGATTTACCCCCTATAATACCAAGTAAGGTTACCGCAATAGCTATCATCAGGGTGAAAATAATTAGCCGGTATCCCAGCTTATCCAAACGGTCTTCCAGAGGTGTTTTATCCTGTGAAGTTTCGCTCATGAGTGCAGAGATAGATCCCAACTCTGTATCAGATCCGGTTGCTGTAACTAAAGCCAGAACGGTTCCTCTGGCTAATGAGGTGCCCTTATAAAGCATACAGGAACGCTCTGCAAGTATAGTGCCTGCTTCTACTGAATCAGGGGCTTTATCAACCGGCATGCTTTCTCCGGTAAGAGCTGATTCATCAGCCTGTATTCCAGATCCTTCCAGTATCCTAACATCTGCAGTAATGACATCACCGGCTTCATAATAGACAATATCACCCGGCACCAGTTCTTCTGCGTTAATTTCGATGAATTTACCCTCCCTCAAAACCCTTGTTGCCACAACCCCCAGCTTAAAAAGAGCCTCCATTGACCGAACGGCTCTTAATTCGGTGAAAAAACCGATCATGGAATTTATCAAAATGACAATGATTATAGACCAGGCTTCAAGCCGGTCCTGATAAAGGAATGAAATAAGGGCTGCGACTGCTAGAAGCAACACAATAAGACTTTTGAGCTGATCAATGGCTATGCTGAACAGGCTTTTTGGCTGATGCTTCTGAATAGAATTCGGGCCAAATTTCTTTTTTCTAAAAGCTACCTCCTTAAAGCTAAGCCCTTTTTCAGCATTACTACCATAAATATCCAATAAAGAATCGACCGGTCGGTGCCATACCTTAATCTCTCCTTCACTTTCAGATAACCGAGTATTATCCCGTTCTATCTGGTTCATCTGTCCTCCAAATTGAAAGGATTTAGGATCAGCTGCTCAGTAACAAAGGAATAGGACTTTCCATAACCAGCTTATGAGTGGTAGAACCAAAAGTGATTCTGCGGATAGCAGCCATCGAATGAGCCCCTAGTGTTATCAGATTAGCACCCGACTTTTGAATATACTCCAGGATTACTTCCCCTGTATTACCTTTAGGTAATGAAACCTGACTGATCCGCTCATATCCGTGATGCCTGAGATAATCT
This genomic window contains:
- a CDS encoding RND family transporter, whose amino-acid sequence is MIKRFFNLLDPLLRYVIDHPYKVLILSFFAAALSLAMARNLRIDNDIAKLIPQDYPSVQALYKLRDQVGSESELAVAIKSPSFEANLHFADTLIIEAMQLQMPDEETYWFSRFEYRKNVEFLKDNGLYFATQEELDKLEDYLIDEIADAKQEANPFFFELEDEDETNQDSIAEELNDIYNELIGSEYELSEDSTILVIKFYANGSQTDLEFVSNVYEELQTLVDSLGPYRFHSDMEITLAGRLIRTLIEIETITEDVTESFGAGVLMLLMVVVIYFLYKSYHISTGNHFNKKVLFNELIRAPSIAFIIGIPLILSLCWTFGAAYLFIGNLNIMTSTLGLLLFGMGLDFGIHLFARYSEERGKGYSVEEAIKISFTATGEAVLVVGITTSAAFYILMIGEFKGFSEFGMIAGTGIIFSILSYLIFLPALLVIFDRSGFINMNVLPEARLANNKTPNNNRIKRMAPVILITGLVLTLYSVFVLKDLEFEYDFGKLEPEYERYHELNSSVRQAYSDRKNRNPAYIITDHPDQAIKVAEILRERVESDSLSPTVDRIELFQDRYSQNTEWASSKLKRITKIRSLLNDPFLENRDDEQLQKLRRASSTLSPIPITSVPDFIKKPFTSNNGEIGNLVIIYPSVGLSDGKNSINFADDVGVVSLGPSSSFYAASTSIVASDMLQLMISEAPYMVILTISVVIIFKLIILGKIRWVILALLPLLFSFLWLFGWMSIMNWKLNFYNLVVLPTILGIGDDSGIHMVHRYLEEGKGSIGAVLRSTGEHISISALTTSVGFGGLLFSIHPGMSSIGEMAISGILLTLLAALLLLPALLVVWEQFDGKPRRK
- a CDS encoding cold-shock protein; the protein is MEYGKVKWFDEQKGFGFISPDNGDKDVFVHRNNIENLGYNAGLEDGEEVEFSIEETPKGLSAVDVYRLE
- a CDS encoding cation-translocating P-type ATPase, with protein sequence MNQIERDNTRLSESEGEIKVWHRPVDSLLDIYGSNAEKGLSFKEVAFRKKKFGPNSIQKHQPKSLFSIAIDQLKSLIVLLLAVAALISFLYQDRLEAWSIIIVILINSMIGFFTELRAVRSMEALFKLGVVATRVLREGKFIEINAEELVPGDIVYYEAGDVITADVRILEGSGIQADESALTGESMPVDKAPDSVEAGTILAERSCMLYKGTSLARGTVLALVTATGSDTELGSISALMSETSQDKTPLEDRLDKLGYRLIIFTLMIAIAVTLLGIIGGKSVVLMVETGIALAVASIPEGLPIVATIALARGMRIMAKKNALINRLSSVETLGTTEVIFTDKTGTLTENKMTVSTLILACDPIKNGRVDKSSLLEIKITDMVKDPDPGIDRIMEISSLCNNAIYNEDEDKYSGDPLEIALILMTEETGYHWKEIQSKYPEIREDAFDPEVRMMAVWNKIGMDKSMVSVKGAPDVVLNHCTKIYIQGRSRDLSDKMRDKVLDMNTKYASEGFRMLALAFRESTAPDENSYHDLTLAGIAALIDPPRKDIKESIQECARAGIDIIMLTGDHANTAAYIAHEVGLNGRDPLSVTEGQTLMNEDLNRPGPAQDELIKDTRIFARISPRQKMDLIDLYQKQGLVVAMTGDGVNDAPALKRSDIGIAMGERGTQVAKEAADMVLLDDSFKTIVSAIRQGRIIFQNIQKFIYYLLSCNVSEVLVVGIAASIGSALPLLPLQILFLNLVTDVFPALALGMGEGGDDVMKDKPRSEKETILTEQHWLGIGLYGLLISVCVLGTFYISIHTLGLPLKQAISLSFLSLAFAQLWHVFNMRNYRSGIFRNSITANLYVWGALILCIIMILTALYVPLIRQVMNLAIPEASHWALSLGMSLIPLVAGQIYLYLRKIKEQGNEKAIA